The following DNA comes from Flavisolibacter ginsenosidimutans.
TCAAAACAGAGAAAAAAGAAAACCGGCGAAAGCTCTTTCCTATCCGTTTAGTTGATTACGAACGCCTCAAAGAATGGGAGCTTGTCGACAGTGACAGCGGCAACGATCTCGCAACAGAAATCCGCAGCTACTTTATTCCGGACTTCTCCAATTGGAAAAATCACGACGCTTTTGAGACTGCCTTTGCAAAACTCCTGCAGGATCTCAAAGCAGAAGACGAAAATCCGGAGTCAAACTGGTAACGGAAAGCGTGGGGTTTACCCGACCAAACAGAAGGCCGCATAAAAATGCAGCCCGGTGTAACATCCAATATTCTATGAAAAGCCTGCCGCAAAGATGTTGGCGCCAAACTGAAGACGATAGAGCGGGTGTTCACCGAAGGAAGTAAGAAAATCCACCGGCAACCGAAGTACGGAAGTGAACTAAAAGCCTCCGTGGAGGCCGGTATCAAAACTAACTGTTAATGAGATTTTGTTTCATAGCAAGACTATTACTGGATTGTTTGCATGGCTACAATTGTATTCATTTTCGATTGGCATTTTGAAAGCTAAAAGAAAAAGAACTGCTATAAATTGCTCTACAGATAAATAAATACTTTTTTACAGGAGTTTGCCCTAACTTATTTCAATGGCCTTACATAACGTTTTCTAATCGCTCATACTCCCTTATCTCCCCATAAGTATTTACCTCTATATTAAGGGTTTTTACCGAAGAGCTTGCCCTGCTCAACTTTTTGTGTGAAACAAACACAGCGGAATTGCAATCTTGTGCGCTTACTGAAAAATCAAAAGTTATCGCGCATGAGAACGGGGATCTTTACTTTCATTTGTTTGCTCTTTTCAACGCTTTTGTTTGCCAATACCGTCACCGCGGTTACCGGCACTGCTTCGCCGGGGAGCTGGAGTACAGGCGGTTCATGGTCGTCGGGCACAGTGCCGCAATCGGGAGACCTCGTGGTTATACCGGCAGGCAAAGCCATATCGGTATCAAACCAGGTGTACACAAACACGGCTCCCGCTTTAATCATCCAGGTTGCGGGAGAAATTGACTTTCACCCATCCGGCAAGCTGGATCTTTCTTCTACGAGCACCTTACAACTCTTTGTGGGCGGCAAGATCATTCCGCAAAATTCAGCGTCATCGCAACTTATTGTATTGGGTGGCGTAACCAAATACAATGCCGCCAACAACGGTACCCTTGCAGGCCCCGCATTTGCAGATGCCCTTTCCGGGTCTTCGGTTTCTGGTCAACCCCTGAGCGGCTTCTCGTCTGGCGTTTTGCCGGTAACGTTCACCGGCTTTTCCGCAAAGCTGCAAAACGACGGTGTTTCCCTGCAATGGCAAACGGCAAACGAAAAGAGCGTTCGCGATTTTGTGGTGGAAAGAAGTGACGACGGCGGCCTGACCTGGTTGGAGCGGAGCACTGTGGCTGCAAAGGGAGGCCCGGCTTCTTATGGCTTTGTTGACCGCCTGGCCCCCAACGAAGCCGCTCTTTTCCGCATCAAAGCCAGAGACCAGGATCAGCGTTTCAGCTATTCTTTTATCCTGAACGTAGGCAACAAGAGCAACCCTGGCGTGGCGCTTACGCCCAATCCCGTAAAAGATCAATTCCAGGTTTCGCTCTCCCGTCCCCCCGGCGGTACGCTCCGCTTTCAGTTTATTGATGTTTTTGGCCGCGTGGTGCGAACAACGGAAAGGGATGGAAGCCAAAACCGTTTTGACCTGAGCGTAACCGGGTTGCCAAAAGGAAGCTATGTTTTACTGCTCACGGGTAAGGATCAACTTATCGGCAAACAAACCGTCGTCGTTCAATGAGGCTGCCTGCTTAGTCTTTCTTTGCCTCGTGCTTTACTTTGACACCGCTGTATTTTTTGTGCTTGGGGCGTACAAGGTTGTGCACCTTTTGCGCAGGCGTGGATGTTTTTTTCACCTTGGTTTTGTGCCGGCGTGTTTCCACTTTCAGCTTTTTGTCGTTGGCCTTTACTTCCTTTTGTGCTGAAGCGCCAAGCCCGGTGGCTGCAAGAAAAACAAGAGCGAGAAGAAACTTTTTCATAACGTCGTTTTCCCGGTTGTTGCAAAACAGGGGCCGGGCAGACAACTGGGGATCGTTAAGAAATTACCGGACTTTACCGCCTCTCGAAGCAGCCGTGGCCAGTTAAATTATCCGCAAGAGACTTCAATAGAAAGGCGGAAGGAAGAACTGTATTCCCGTGATTTTTGTTGGGTTTAAAACAAACGCCGCCATTTGTTCCCTTGCGCTCTTGCGAAGACGTCATTTCTTTTTAGCCGCCGGCTTGGTTAAGCCCGTTGCTTTCTTCACGGCATCCATTCCGAACTGCGCTTTGATGCCGTCCACCGTTTTATACAGTTGCAGTTTCTCGGCTTCTTTGTCAAATAAATTCATTTGCAGGGTCATGGGAACAAGGTGACTAAACTTCACACCCAGCAAACGAACCTTCTCGCCTTTTTTGTACAGCTTCGCAAACAAGTCTTTCACTTTTGCGAGCAGCACGTTGTCAAGGGCCGTATAGGCAATAACTTCCTGCTTGCTTACGGTGGTAAAATCGGGATAGCGGACTTTCACGGTTACGCAACCGGTCAAACGTTCTTCGCCGCGCAGGTCGTGTGCGGCTTTTTCGGTGAGGCGAACGAGTTCCTTGTGCAAAAAACCGAGGTCGGCAAAATCGGCGTCGAAGGTGTTTTCGTGTGAAAGCGATTTTTGTTCGCTGTAGCCTTCTACTTCGGAAGTAGAAATGCCGTGGGCTTTTTCCCAAAGCCTGACGCCCCATTTGCCAAACACGTGCTCCAACTGCGCTACGGATGTTTTGGCCAATTGTTCGATGGTGTCAATGCCGATGGCCTGCAGGTGGTGCTGTGTTTGTTTGCCAACGCCGGGGATCTTTCCGATCCGCAGCGGCCATAAAAATTCGGTTTCCTTTCCGTGTTCAATTTCCAAAAAACCGTTTGGCTTGGCTTCGTTGGTAGCCATCTTGCTTACCAATTTGTTTGCCGAGAGACCGTAGGAAATGGGCAAGCCCGTTTCGTGGATGATCTTTTCTCTCAGTTTCCGTGTGTATTGTTTTACGCCAAAGAATTTGTCCATGCCCGTGAGGTCAATGTAGAATTCATCTACGGAGGCTTTTTCGTAAACGGGCACCGCGCCGGCGATGATGTCGGTAACGGCGCGGGAATATTTGCTGTAATCGGCGTAGCTACCTTTTAAAAAAATGGCCTGCGGACAGAGGCGTTTTGCGGTGAGCGAAGGCATGGCGCTCTCGATGCCGAACTTGCGGGCTTCGTAACTGCAGGCAGCCACGATGCCGCGTTGGCCGTCGCCGCCCACAATCACGGGCTTGCCGCGCAGCGAAGGATTTTTCAACAATTCGACCGATACAAAAAAAGCATCGAGGTCAAAATGGGCAATGTATCGAAGCGGTGTGTCCACGGTTCAAAAATAAGGGTTGCACTGTGGCGAAAGCAGGCCGCGTTGCTTTTACCGCGAAGGAAAAATCCGTGTACACAAAGCCCGTTGCGGCACAAATTAAACGGGTATGATTTTTTCGTTAACAATTGAGGAATTTTCCTTGGCGAGATTTACCCACAATGTAAAACAATGAACGAAGCGCTATGAAAAAACTGTTGCTCCTCCCGGTGTTTTTCATTTTTACCGGAACTGCCTTTGGGCAGAAAGATTCGTTGATTCACAAATTAGACAGTCTGAGTAAAAAGACTGACAGCGCGGGCAAGCAGGCAAACAATACCGCGCCAAGAGCTTACAACAAGTACACTGAAATTACCCCGTCTGCCTTTCTTACCCTGCAGGCAAGTAACCTGAAGCAAGCTTTTACCAAGCCTTTTCACATGACGGGTAAAGACTGGAAAACCACCGGCAAGTTTGTATTGGTACTGGGGGGTTTGGCCTTTGCCGATGAACCGGTTCAGCGATGGGCGGCAGACCTGCGCGAACACAACAGCAACAGTACCTTGCTCAACGTGAGTCACCAGGTTACCAATTTTGGCGGGCTTTACGAGGGCTACACTTTGGGTGCACTGGGCGCCTACGGATTTCTGTTCAAGAATGAAAAAATGCAAACCACAACGCTTTTAGCCCTGCAATCCTACATTACCGGCGCGGCCGTGGAAGCCGTGCTGAAATTTGTCAGCGGCCGCCAACGGCCTGAAGCCATAAACGCGGCCGAAGCGGGAGCAGAGCCCAAGTTTTGGGGTCCGTTTAAAACCATCCGTGATGCACAGGGAAATAAATTGAACAGTTCTTTTCCTTCGGGCCACACAACGGTGGCGTTTGCCGCCGCTACGGTGTATGCCATGGAATACAAAGACAAGTTGCCTTGGGTGCCCTGGCTTGCTTATTCGGCCGCAAGCCTGATTGGCGTTAGCCGCATTACGGAAAACAAACATTGGCTAACCGATGTAGTGGCTGGCGCTGCACTGGGGTATTTAACAGGCCGGCAGGTTGTGAACAATTATCACCGGTATGCAAAGCTGAAATCGCCAAAGACGTCGAAAAACTCCGTGAGCTTTACGATGGGTTATAATTATGGACAGCTTACGCCGGGACTTCTTTACCGGTTTTAAATTAGTGAGTGGTGAGTAGTCAATCGTGAATAAGTGATGCGGTTTTGATTGACTTCGGCAGAAAGACATTTGCCAAACAAAGCCTTGAACGAAAAGAAATTTAGCCTTGTTTGCCGGAGCCTTAAAAGAAAAAATCCTCTTCAAATGAAGAGGATTTTTTCTTTTCGTTGAAGGGCAATCTCAGGGAGTGTTTACTGCCGACTGCCGCTTGTGCTTAGTAACGATTTTTATTGTAACCACCGCCACCGTAGTTGCCACCACCGCCGTTGCTACGGAAGCCACCGCTACGGCCACCGCCGCCTGCTTTTTCTTCTTTGGGCTTGGCTTCCATTACGCGGATTGTGCGGCTGTCAACGGTTGCCTGGTCCAATTCAGCAATGGCTTTTTTTGCTGCTTCGTCGTCGCTCATTTCCACAAAACCAAAGCCGCGGCTTTTGCCTGTGAATTTGTCGGTAATAACCTTGGCTGAAGTTACTTCGCCGTACTCGGCAAAAAATTCTTTTAAGTCTTCATCCTGTACGCTGAAGCTTAAGTTGGAAACGTAAATGTTCATGCTTTCTTTTTAAAAAAATAAATAATTGAGGCACGAGGCAAAAAAGCAAAGGGTGAAACGAATAGCAGAAAAACGTAGCAGATTCAGTAAAACCAAAAGCCCAAATGCGATGCTCATTAACGGCACGAATGTAGGTGAAAAATCCTGCTTTGAAAGAGCGAACTTGTTAAGTTCCCGTTACGATAAAAAGCTTCCGTTCTTTTTTGCGCTTCTTCTGCTTTTGATGGCCTACTTTTGCGCCGTCAATTTCTACCGTCTTTCTCTCCTGCTTGCGGCGTAAGATTCGTAGAGGCCTTGTTCATTCAAAGTTTATTTAACCGTGTTATTCGTTATTCTGTTTTTTGTTCTTCACTGGTACCTTTCGCTGTTTTCGCAAACTTTTTTCCTGCACCGTTATGCGGCCCACAAATCGTTTACGATGAGCAAAGGCTGGGAGCGGTTTTTCTTTTTGTTTACCTGGTTTACGCAAGGTTCGTCGTATTTAAGCGCAAGGGCTTACGGCATTCTTCACCGCGTTCACCACGCTTACACCGATACCGAACTCGATCCCCACTCACCTTCCTACGATAAAAATCTTCTGGCCATGATGTGGCGCACAAAAAACATCTACACCGGTATTTTGTACGAGACCTCGCCGGTGGAAGAACGCTTTACCAAAAACGTTCCGGCGTGGAAAAAGTTTGACCTGTTTGCCAGCAGTTGGCCCTCACGTGTTTTATGGATTGCGGTTTACGTAGCGCTTTATTTGTTGTTTGCACCGTCTGCCTGGTTTCTGTTGCTGGTGCCCATTCACGCGGTGATGGGACCCTTGCACGGCGTCATCATTAACTGGTATGCACACAAGTACGGCCACGTGAATTACGAAACCGACAACACGTCAAAAAACTTATTTAAAGTGGATTGGCTGATGTTTGGCGAAGGCTATCACAACAACCATCACACCTTTCCTTCGCGCAGCAATTTTGCGGCAAAGAAAGGTGAATTTGACCCCTGCTATCCTTTCATCGTTTTGTTGAACAAACTGGGTGTGATAAAAATTTCGAACAGCCTGCAGCCGGCTTAAGTGCCGCAACGCAGAACCTGATTTTAAAAGCCGTTTCATTTGAAGCGGCTTTTCTTTTTGCAAGCCAATCCGGCTTATGGCTTCTCTTTTCACTTTCCGCCTTTAGCTTCGCCCTTCCCATGAATGCACAACAAATCAAACCGCCGGCGGATGCAGCGATCATTAAAGGAGAAATAGCGGATTATTGGTACAACGACGGCATTCTTTATTCTTACTCCAAAAGCACAAAACGCACGGTTGAAAACATCCGCGATAATGTTTGGCTGGTCAAGAAAATAACGGGTAACAAAACCGTTCCGCTGCTGATTTATTTACGTCCTTCGCCGGTGCCCGATAAGGCAACAAGAAAATTTTCGACCGAACAACTGCCACAGGTTTACAAAGCGATGGCGATGGTTTCAAAACAGGGCCTTGCGCAGTTCATCATGAAGATTTTGTTTCGCTTAAAGCCACCGCCCATCCCGATGAAACAATTTTCAAACGATGTGGATGCAAGAGAATGGCTGAAGCAATATTTATAAATCCATTTTGCACTACTGCTTTTCCTTTTTGATAATCGAACCGGGATTGGACGGCTTTAAATAAAACATGGCGGAGACACCGAAGAAAGTCACGTCGCTTGACGAGTATTTACCGCTGTAAAAATATTGGCCAAAGACCACGTTGAAGTGAATGCGTTCGCTGTAAGCGTATTCAATGCCCGAGGTCAGTTCGGTCATAAAATTTTCTTTGGCGTTGAAGATGCCGCCGATGCCGGCGGTAAACGTGTTGGTAAAGCGTCCCTGCTGAAACACGTTGAGGTTTGGCCGCAGTTCCAGGTAAACCGAAGTGTCACGTCCGTGCACATTAGCCATAGTCGTTTTGCCAATGTCAACGCCCATGCTGAACACGTCCCATTGCCGTCCCACTTCCAGCGCAATGTTTCCTTTTTCCGACAGCGTGCCGGCAGAGTTGGTAAACTGTGGCGCCAGTGAAATATAGGTTTGCGAAAAAAGTGCAGAGGCAAAAACGCAGGTCAATAAAAGCAGAAATCCTTTCTTCATGTGCAGAATTTGAAAACCTAAAATAAGCCCTGTTTTTGTATGCCCGCTAAGAACAGGAATCTGACCCAAGTTTACTGTTTCGTTTTGCCCGTTGTTACAAGGTGCGTTTCGGTGAGGCCTTTTCAAATGTGCCAAAATATTTTACTTTGGTGCTTCATCAGCTTTGCATGAAAACACTACTAACTGCTGCCGTTCTCCTGCTTTACTTTTTTGCGCAGGCACAAAAACGCGAAGAATTTTTCGATTCCCGTTTTAAGCCCGACAACAGAAGTCCTTACTATTACGTGATTACCGAAAAGAAAGACAGCGGCTGGTACCGCGAAGCCTATTATGTTTCGCAAAGAACCTTGGCCATGCAAGGTTGGTACAAAGATGAAGCTTGCCGTGTAGCACACGGCGCTATGAACTGGTATCATACCACGCGGTTTCCTTCTTCGAAAGGATATTATATTGACGGGAAGAAAGAAGGCGTTTGGTTCGGCTACGATGAAGAAGGCCACATGACCGATTCTTCGACGTATAAAAACGGGCGCCGCATCGGCATTGCTTATCACTGGTACAACAACGGATTCTTACGCGACTCGCTCATCTTTGACGGACAAGGCAACGGTGTACAGGTAAGTTGGTACGAGGACGGCGCACCCGCAAGCAGCGGGAAGTGGAAAGCGGACACGCTGAAGACCGGCCGCTGGCAGTATTACGATAAAAAAGCCAACGTGATGGCGACCGAAGATTATGCCGACGGCAAGTTGCAAGTATGCAATTGTTACGATGAAAACGGCAAGGCGCTTGACACAGCCCTTTGCCGCGAAAAAGAAGCCGCCCCTGCAGGCGGCATTTATCGTTGGCAAAACTATTTGCAACACGGCCTGCAAAGCATGTTAGAAGCAAAAGCAAATTCCCGCGAATGGTCGGCCGGGCAGCTCACCGTAGTGATACGATTTGTGGTGGAAAAAGACGGCAGCTTGTCCGAGTTCAAGCCGCTAACGAATTACGGGCATGGCGTAGAAGACGCCGTCATCGATATTTTTAGACGAGCGCCGCGCTGGACGCCGGCACAACAGTTTGGCCGTCCCGTGCGCAGCTATCATACCCAACCACTCACGTTTGAAATAAAAGTGCAATAAGCCTACTTCACCTGCAGGTTCAGCGAAAGAATATTTGAATTCAACCCGTTGCTGCGCGAATAATGCCCGTAGCGAATCTCCAATGCACTTAGATGCTGTATGACCAGCACGCCTTTCTCCGGTGTAAGCCGGAAACCCGCGCCATAAAAGCCGCTGTTCAGCGTTGACAGGTCGTAGTTGCTTGTATAAAACTGTTCCGAAACGCTGTGCGTGTTGATGGGCGCAAAATATTTTGTTCCCTGCTGGTTGTAATAACGATAAAACGGCGTGAAGGAAAAGAAAGGCGAAATCTTCAGCGCAGCTTCCAGTTGCGCCGTATGTGCACTCAATCCCCAATCGTCGTGATAATAGCGGTAGAAGCTGCGCAGAACAACCTTGTCACCCAGAAAATAATTGGCGCGAATGCCCAGCGGAATTTTCAATCGTGTGCCGGGCAACGTTTCTACGCCTTCGCTTCCGTTGTTAAAATAAATGCGGTGAAAAGGCAAGCCCAGGTAACCTTGTTGATAAACCACGTCGGCAATGAGCGCCAACTGGAAATTTGGATTAATGATTTGCGAGTACGAGAACGAGCCGCTAAAAGAGTTGCGGGCCTGCGATGCGTAGTCGTCTTCGTGGGAGTTAATGTTTTGATTCGAACGTAATTCAATGGGCTGAATGATGGTAACCTGGTCGAGATAAGCTTGCAGCTTTACACTGAACTCGCCGTTGCGGTTGGCCGTTTTTTTCGCAAACAAAACATTCGCGCCAAAGGATTTGTAATCGAACTCGGAGGAAAAAGAAACGCCTGCGCCAAAGGTTGTTCCTTTTGCGTTGTTCTCGGCCATCCAGCTCAGCGAAGGATAGATGCGTGTGTCGGCGCTGGAAGCGGAAGAAATTGTTCGCGGGTCAATCTTGTCAGACGATGCGGATGTGTAATGATCAATGCCGGCTTCGAGTGTGAAACTGTGCTTCACGTTGTTGGCTCCCCAGCGCACAAATTTTAAATCAATGGTGTTGGAATAATCGGTCAGGTTTTCCGTGCCCACGCCACCGGTTACGGCCGAATTGTTTCCGTCCTGGTGGTAATAACTTGACACAAGATTGGCTTCTTCAAAGGTTAGCTTACGCGATTTGTAGGCCGTGCTGTCCTGTGCAAAGGCCGCAAAGAAAGTAAGGAACATCCCGACGACGGATAAACAAATTTTTTTCATGAACGAGATTAAAAAGAAGTAAGAAAAGAGATGACAACCATCAGCAATTAGCTATCCGATTGAAAAGATTTATACTCAACTAAGCTGATTGCTTTAATTGCATCCGCAGCCGCCGCCGGTTTTGCCGCCGTTGGCACCCGATGCGCCTTCGCGGTAGGATTGAAAACTCATTTCGGTCTTCTCCACCTTGCGGGCCGATAAAGCCATTTCGCTGTCGTTGATTTTGTTCTTCTGGTATTCCTTCACCGTGGTGCAGGAAGCCAGCGAAATAACCGCCAAGAGCAAAGCCGCGCAAAGCCAACAATAAAATTTCATGCTATTTCAGGTTTATGTTTTTTGATGTGTAAAGGCCATCGTTGTCGTCAATAATGATGCAGGCCAGCCCATTAATCTGGTTGATTAGGTCAAGACCCACTTCCATGCCCATGATCATCACAGGTGTTGCCATGGCGTCGGCTATTTCCGCATTTGGGCTGATGACGGTAACGCTTTTGATGCCGCGTACAGGCAGGCCCGTTTTGGGGTCAATGGTGTGCGAATATTTCTTGCCGTCAATAAGCACAAACTTTTCGTAATTGCCCGAAGTAGCCACCGCACCTTCACTCAGCTCGAGGGAGGAAAAAGCCTGCGTGATTTCGTTTGGGTTGGCAATGCCGATGGTCCATCTTTCGCCGTTGGGCTGATGTCCCCACACGGTTAAATCACCGGCTGCATTTACGATGCCGCTTTGCACGCCGCGCTGTTTCAAAATCATTTTCGCCCTTTCCGCCGCATAACCTTTTCCAATGCCGCCAAAGCCAATGCGCATGCCTTCTTCTTTTAAAAAAACGGTGCAATCGTTTTCATCTAAGACGACGTTGCGGTAATTAATCAGGCGCACCATTCTCTTTGCTGTTTCGGCATCGGGCAAAGCCGTCATGTGCCGGTCAAAATTCCAGAGGCTTTTGTCAATGGAGCCATAGCTAATGTCGAATGCGCCTTGGGTGATGTGCGAGATGCGCTTTGAACGTTGAATGAGATCGAACACTTCGCGGTCAACTTGCACGGGCTTAATTCCCGCATGACGGTTGATGAGTGCCGTTTGACTTTCTTCGTTGTAGGTTGTCAGCAAGGCTTCAATGCGGCGAATCTCTTCTATAGCTGCATCAATGTGCTGCATCGCTTCAGCCTCATCAGGCCATACTACGCTTATCTCAAAGCGGTTGCCCATGAGCCGCAAAACTTTTTTGTGAACCGCTAAAGAAGGGGACAGCGTTTCGCTATTGAACATGCATCAGGTCTTTGAGCTGCGTTGTAAATTCCGCTGCGTTGGCGTTTGGATAACCGTCCCATGTTTTTACAACCTTGCCTTCTTCGTTCAGCAAAACGGTATAGGGAAAATGGCCTTCGGGATCAAATTTGTCGGCCAGTTGATTGTTTCTTTTTTGTTGCTCTTTGGGCAACTGGTTTTTATTCAACCGGGGAAAATCGGCGTTCACCAGCACAAGGTGAGGTTCGGCGAAAGACGTAAATTCTTTGCTGTCGAACACTTCTTTGTGCAGACGAATGCAGGGAATGCACCAATCTGAACCGGAGAAAGAAAGCAACACGTATTTGTGTTCGCTCTTTGCTTCCTGCGCCGCTTTTTCAAAATCATTTTGCCAAACGGGCGGATTGTTTAAAAAGAGCGACAGGATGAAAACAGAAAGGAATTTCATGGGAAAAAAGTTTTCAATAAAGCTAACGGAGCATACCTAAAAAAAAGTATAACGCCATGCAGGATTAACAAAAACCCGTCCTAATTATTGCGGATCAAACGGTTTGTATCGGTGACCCGCACCAATGTACCGACAATTCTTCGGGAGCAATTGAACAGCTTTTGGTTTTTGCAGCGAAACCATTCGGCGCAATCACAAAGCCAGGATACTTTTCAACTCGCTGTCGCTTACAGTGAGCAAACCAACCTTGGGCAAGCGGCGGGTTAATTCTTTCCAATTTGCATCGGCGGCGAATACTTTTTTCAGAACAGGAATGGCTTGTCTTAACTGTTTGTTGTTAGCCAGTGTGATGGCCGTCCAATACTGCATCTCTAAATTTTGCGGGAACATTTTCATCGCCGCGTTGTATTCCTGCATCGCCTTTTGCATGTCGGCTTTTTCTACC
Coding sequences within:
- the dinB gene encoding DNA polymerase IV, translated to MDTPLRYIAHFDLDAFFVSVELLKNPSLRGKPVIVGGDGQRGIVAACSYEARKFGIESAMPSLTAKRLCPQAIFLKGSYADYSKYSRAVTDIIAGAVPVYEKASVDEFYIDLTGMDKFFGVKQYTRKLREKIIHETGLPISYGLSANKLVSKMATNEAKPNGFLEIEHGKETEFLWPLRIGKIPGVGKQTQHHLQAIGIDTIEQLAKTSVAQLEHVFGKWGVRLWEKAHGISTSEVEGYSEQKSLSHENTFDADFADLGFLHKELVRLTEKAAHDLRGEERLTGCVTVKVRYPDFTTVSKQEVIAYTALDNVLLAKVKDLFAKLYKKGEKVRLLGVKFSHLVPMTLQMNLFDKEAEKLQLYKTVDGIKAQFGMDAVKKATGLTKPAAKKK
- a CDS encoding DUF7793 family protein — its product is MNAQQIKPPADAAIIKGEIADYWYNDGILYSYSKSTKRTVENIRDNVWLVKKITGNKTVPLLIYLRPSPVPDKATRKFSTEQLPQVYKAMAMVSKQGLAQFIMKILFRLKPPPIPMKQFSNDVDAREWLKQYL
- a CDS encoding energy transducer TonB, producing MKTLLTAAVLLLYFFAQAQKREEFFDSRFKPDNRSPYYYVITEKKDSGWYREAYYVSQRTLAMQGWYKDEACRVAHGAMNWYHTTRFPSSKGYYIDGKKEGVWFGYDEEGHMTDSSTYKNGRRIGIAYHWYNNGFLRDSLIFDGQGNGVQVSWYEDGAPASSGKWKADTLKTGRWQYYDKKANVMATEDYADGKLQVCNCYDENGKALDTALCREKEAAPAGGIYRWQNYLQHGLQSMLEAKANSREWSAGQLTVVIRFVVEKDGSLSEFKPLTNYGHGVEDAVIDIFRRAPRWTPAQQFGRPVRSYHTQPLTFEIKVQ
- a CDS encoding FAD:protein FMN transferase, with translation MFNSETLSPSLAVHKKVLRLMGNRFEISVVWPDEAEAMQHIDAAIEEIRRIEALLTTYNEESQTALINRHAGIKPVQVDREVFDLIQRSKRISHITQGAFDISYGSIDKSLWNFDRHMTALPDAETAKRMVRLINYRNVVLDENDCTVFLKEEGMRIGFGGIGKGYAAERAKMILKQRGVQSGIVNAAGDLTVWGHQPNGERWTIGIANPNEITQAFSSLELSEGAVATSGNYEKFVLIDGKKYSHTIDPKTGLPVRGIKSVTVISPNAEIADAMATPVMIMGMEVGLDLINQINGLACIIIDDNDGLYTSKNINLK
- a CDS encoding acyl-CoA desaturase is translated as MLFVILFFVLHWYLSLFSQTFFLHRYAAHKSFTMSKGWERFFFLFTWFTQGSSYLSARAYGILHRVHHAYTDTELDPHSPSYDKNLLAMMWRTKNIYTGILYETSPVEERFTKNVPAWKKFDLFASSWPSRVLWIAVYVALYLLFAPSAWFLLLVPIHAVMGPLHGVIINWYAHKYGHVNYETDNTSKNLFKVDWLMFGEGYHNNHHTFPSRSNFAAKKGEFDPCYPFIVLLNKLGVIKISNSLQPA
- a CDS encoding T9SS type A sorting domain-containing protein, with amino-acid sequence MRTGIFTFICLLFSTLLFANTVTAVTGTASPGSWSTGGSWSSGTVPQSGDLVVIPAGKAISVSNQVYTNTAPALIIQVAGEIDFHPSGKLDLSSTSTLQLFVGGKIIPQNSASSQLIVLGGVTKYNAANNGTLAGPAFADALSGSSVSGQPLSGFSSGVLPVTFTGFSAKLQNDGVSLQWQTANEKSVRDFVVERSDDGGLTWLERSTVAAKGGPASYGFVDRLAPNEAALFRIKARDQDQRFSYSFILNVGNKSNPGVALTPNPVKDQFQVSLSRPPGGTLRFQFIDVFGRVVRTTERDGSQNRFDLSVTGLPKGSYVLLLTGKDQLIGKQTVVVQ
- a CDS encoding phosphatase PAP2 family protein, with the protein product MKKLLLLPVFFIFTGTAFGQKDSLIHKLDSLSKKTDSAGKQANNTAPRAYNKYTEITPSAFLTLQASNLKQAFTKPFHMTGKDWKTTGKFVLVLGGLAFADEPVQRWAADLREHNSNSTLLNVSHQVTNFGGLYEGYTLGALGAYGFLFKNEKMQTTTLLALQSYITGAAVEAVLKFVSGRQRPEAINAAEAGAEPKFWGPFKTIRDAQGNKLNSSFPSGHTTVAFAAATVYAMEYKDKLPWVPWLAYSAASLIGVSRITENKHWLTDVVAGAALGYLTGRQVVNNYHRYAKLKSPKTSKNSVSFTMGYNYGQLTPGLLYRF
- a CDS encoding RNA recognition motif domain-containing protein; this translates as MNIYVSNLSFSVQDEDLKEFFAEYGEVTSAKVITDKFTGKSRGFGFVEMSDDEAAKKAIAELDQATVDSRTIRVMEAKPKEEKAGGGGRSGGFRSNGGGGNYGGGGYNKNRY
- a CDS encoding DUF4266 domain-containing protein, whose amino-acid sequence is MKFYCWLCAALLLAVISLASCTTVKEYQKNKINDSEMALSARKVEKTEMSFQSYREGASGANGGKTGGGCGCN
- a CDS encoding thioredoxin family protein, which translates into the protein MKFLSVFILSLFLNNPPVWQNDFEKAAQEAKSEHKYVLLSFSGSDWCIPCIRLHKEVFDSKEFTSFAEPHLVLVNADFPRLNKNQLPKEQQKRNNQLADKFDPEGHFPYTVLLNEEGKVVKTWDGYPNANAAEFTTQLKDLMHVQ
- a CDS encoding DUF3570 domain-containing protein produces the protein MKKICLSVVGMFLTFFAAFAQDSTAYKSRKLTFEEANLVSSYYHQDGNNSAVTGGVGTENLTDYSNTIDLKFVRWGANNVKHSFTLEAGIDHYTSASSDKIDPRTISSASSADTRIYPSLSWMAENNAKGTTFGAGVSFSSEFDYKSFGANVLFAKKTANRNGEFSVKLQAYLDQVTIIQPIELRSNQNINSHEDDYASQARNSFSGSFSYSQIINPNFQLALIADVVYQQGYLGLPFHRIYFNNGSEGVETLPGTRLKIPLGIRANYFLGDKVVLRSFYRYYHDDWGLSAHTAQLEAALKISPFFSFTPFYRYYNQQGTKYFAPINTHSVSEQFYTSNYDLSTLNSGFYGAGFRLTPEKGVLVIQHLSALEIRYGHYSRSNGLNSNILSLNLQVK